A single window of Chitinophagaceae bacterium DNA harbors:
- a CDS encoding alpha/beta fold hydrolase yields MVELNYKEFGNKDNDTLIILHGLFGSLDNWQTLARKFGETYHVFTIDQRNHGKSIHTEEHSYELMAEDLNSFLEQQGLDQVFIIGHSMGGKTLLQFMIDFPHKLKKGICVDMSYKEYQSGHDVIFDALKSVQVEKIESRNDADKILSEKISHAGIRQFLLKNIDRTNNGSYKWKMNLKALDNHYDSILKSIIPPIPVNLPILFIKGEKSDYLQMDDIDDIKTYFPLAEIENVKNAGHWIHAEQPESFYKIVIEYLKK; encoded by the coding sequence ATGGTAGAATTGAATTATAAAGAATTTGGGAATAAGGATAATGATACATTAATTATACTTCATGGGCTGTTTGGTTCATTGGATAACTGGCAAACGCTTGCCAGGAAATTCGGAGAAACCTATCATGTTTTCACAATCGATCAGCGAAATCACGGCAAATCTATTCACACGGAAGAACATTCTTATGAATTAATGGCTGAGGACCTAAACTCCTTTTTAGAGCAACAGGGTCTTGATCAGGTATTTATAATCGGGCATTCTATGGGAGGCAAAACCTTACTTCAATTCATGATTGACTTTCCACATAAGCTAAAAAAAGGAATTTGTGTAGATATGAGTTACAAAGAATATCAAAGTGGTCATGATGTAATATTTGATGCATTAAAATCTGTTCAGGTTGAAAAAATTGAATCCAGAAATGATGCTGATAAAATACTCTCTGAAAAAATTTCACATGCCGGTATACGTCAATTTCTTCTTAAAAATATAGACCGGACAAATAACGGGTCTTATAAATGGAAAATGAATCTTAAAGCACTTGATAATCATTATGATTCGATTTTAAAAAGTATCATTCCGCCGATTCCGGTCAATCTGCCGATTCTATTTATTAAAGGTGAAAAATCTGATTATTTACAGATGGATGATATAGACGATATCAAGACATATTTTCCTTTAGCGGAAATTGAAAATGTTAAAAATGCCGGTCACTGGATTCATGCCGAACAACCTGAAAGTTTTTATAAGATAGTAATTGAGTATCTTAAGAAATAA
- a CDS encoding T9SS C-terminal target domain-containing protein — protein sequence MCAPAVSNANITLDFFQGFLKSSNDVVLDWVTVNETDADFFTVEKSNDGINFQHFATVQAANNNALRNHYRLNDNSPNTSSTYYRLSHTDIFGVTEVFNVVIIGQTVSQQNNNLAYNPNNVSNTQSKKISLFGKTFEDKSVKIYDAKTGQFIQEVVPGTTDNDIVLQNNLSDGKYLIRIENNTGVETRSLNVNK from the coding sequence ATGTGCGCTCCGGCAGTATCTAATGCAAACATAACTCTTGATTTTTTTCAGGGATTTTTGAAAAGTTCAAATGACGTAGTTCTTGATTGGGTAACTGTAAATGAAACAGATGCGGATTTCTTTACTGTGGAAAAGAGCAATGACGGTATTAATTTCCAACATTTTGCTACTGTTCAGGCCGCAAATAATAATGCTTTAAGAAATCATTACAGATTAAATGACAATTCACCGAATACTTCTTCAACATATTACAGACTTAGTCATACAGATATATTTGGTGTAACTGAAGTATTTAATGTGGTAATTATAGGGCAGACTGTGAGTCAACAAAATAACAATCTGGCATATAACCCAAACAATGTTTCAAATACACAGTCAAAGAAAATAAGCTTATTTGGTAAAACATTCGAAGATAAATCTGTAAAAATTTATGATGCTAAAACAGGACAGTTTATTCAGGAAGTAGTACCCGGCACAACTGATAATGATATTGTTCTTCAAAATAACCTTTCTGATGGAAAATACTTAATCAGAATTGAAAATAATACCGGAGTGGAAACGCGTTCACTTAATGTAAATAAATAG
- a CDS encoding T9SS C-terminal target domain-containing protein, with product MLRKIYSVLIVTTVLLCSTHYNAYSIVVESAGSGNWNDGSTWVGGIAPTIDDDVVIHSNHQIVLNSTAYIESLTISEVAPGDSSSIEILSGRQLIIANDLQLNEGGAGVAVLQLLGTVEIGGDLILYGDGDINTAKVNLLGTLDLKGELNYYTIGQLVTNSAGPGRLILSGNSSQTLTIENGSVMPDLEINNSSGVTLQTNLTSTNFVGDLLIKSGSSFNLNATVFSVFGSFTMESGATLHLMNGTAVPEFGFYGWSAGSTVRFTGSSQVDVENLKGGYSYPNVIFEATGGIRLVGNIRLRGNLTVFDYPFNANSQTVTFVGSGTQSLNLMGSSNSLYNLTLDKPGQSVELSNDLRISNQLSLVGGVLTTGIANTVIITNTNGNAITSHSSSSFINGNLRRHMASNSQDYAFPLGAGTTSQSYFLGVLENNFLEGVNYIDARISGLVNHNSSNFEALELSDDSISYQTVATEAIWIFTPDMQPTSGTYGMKLNINNLSGLQDNRFAILKRPEGGNEANWSPDGNIEPVNGTGRRLSDGFAYRHGYTSFSEFGIGKGESEVELLPVTLDFFQAFMKDDGEVIIDWVTVVEINCDHFTIERSNDGINFYDWRTVNGNGNSTSRIHYREFDSNPYNGITFYRLRQTDFDGTNETFNIVSVHDNPVAQKGQGISLYPNPVNGGNSLKISGFDFSLPNSKVIIFHVSSGQMVYESRIDDESPVILLPENLVPGMYILRSESDFSNGHSTFIVK from the coding sequence ATGTTAAGAAAAATTTACTCAGTTTTAATAGTAACAACAGTTTTATTATGTAGTACACACTACAATGCCTATAGTATAGTTGTTGAAAGTGCCGGTAGCGGTAACTGGAATGATGGTTCAACATGGGTAGGGGGTATTGCACCCACAATTGATGATGATGTTGTGATTCATTCAAACCATCAAATAGTTTTAAACTCTACTGCTTATATTGAAAGCCTGACTATAAGTGAAGTAGCCCCGGGCGATTCATCTTCTATAGAAATTCTTTCCGGGAGACAGCTTATCATTGCGAATGATTTACAATTGAATGAGGGGGGGGCAGGAGTAGCTGTTCTACAGCTTCTTGGTACGGTTGAAATCGGAGGAGATTTAATTTTGTACGGTGATGGAGATATCAATACAGCTAAAGTTAACCTATTAGGTACTTTAGATTTAAAAGGGGAATTAAACTATTATACTATAGGTCAACTTGTCACAAATAGTGCCGGCCCGGGAAGGTTAATATTAAGTGGTAATTCTTCACAAACTCTCACAATTGAAAACGGTTCTGTAATGCCTGATTTAGAAATTAATAATTCTTCAGGTGTAACATTACAAACAAACCTGACCTCAACAAATTTTGTTGGAGATTTACTCATTAAATCAGGTAGTAGTTTTAATTTAAATGCTACAGTATTTAGTGTTTTTGGATCCTTTACAATGGAAAGTGGAGCAACCTTACACCTAATGAATGGAACAGCAGTTCCTGAATTTGGTTTTTATGGATGGAGTGCGGGTTCTACAGTTCGTTTTACCGGTTCTTCTCAGGTTGATGTTGAAAATTTAAAAGGTGGATATAGCTATCCAAATGTTATTTTTGAAGCAACTGGTGGGATTCGTTTAGTAGGAAACATACGTTTAAGAGGAAATTTAACTGTTTTTGACTATCCTTTTAATGCAAATAGCCAAACTGTTACATTTGTTGGAAGTGGCACACAGTCTTTGAATTTAATGGGATCATCTAATTCACTATATAATTTAACTTTAGATAAGCCCGGTCAGAGTGTAGAGTTAAGTAATGATTTAAGAATTTCAAATCAATTAAGTTTGGTAGGCGGAGTTTTAACAACCGGAATAGCTAACACTGTGATCATTACTAATACAAATGGGAATGCCATTACTTCACATTCATCTTCTTCCTTTATTAATGGAAATTTAAGAAGACATATGGCATCAAATTCACAGGATTATGCATTTCCTTTAGGTGCAGGGACAACCTCTCAGTCATACTTTTTGGGAGTATTGGAAAATAATTTTTTAGAGGGTGTAAATTATATAGATGCCAGAATAAGTGGTTTAGTAAATCATAATTCTTCAAATTTTGAAGCATTAGAACTAAGTGATGACTCTATCAGTTATCAAACTGTAGCAACAGAGGCAATCTGGATTTTTACACCTGATATGCAGCCAACATCAGGTACTTATGGAATGAAGTTAAATATAAACAACCTGAGTGGTTTACAAGATAATAGATTTGCTATCTTAAAAAGACCTGAGGGTGGAAATGAAGCAAACTGGAGCCCGGATGGAAATATTGAGCCGGTAAATGGAACAGGAAGAAGGTTGAGTGATGGATTTGCATACAGACATGGTTATACTTCATTTTCTGAATTTGGAATTGGAAAAGGAGAAAGTGAAGTTGAATTGTTACCGGTTACTTTAGATTTCTTTCAGGCTTTTATGAAAGATGATGGTGAGGTTATCATTGATTGGGTTACTGTAGTAGAAATAAATTGTGATCATTTTACTATCGAAAGAAGTAATGACGGGATCAATTTTTATGATTGGAGGACAGTTAATGGAAATGGAAACTCAACTTCCAGAATTCACTATAGAGAATTTGATTCTAATCCATATAATGGAATCACATTTTACAGACTAAGACAAACGGATTTTGATGGAACTAATGAAACTTTTAACATTGTTTCAGTTCATGATAATCCGGTAGCTCAAAAAGGACAAGGAATCTCTTTATATCCAAATCCTGTGAATGGAGGAAATAGCTTAAAAATAAGTGGTTTTGATTTTTCACTACCAAATTCTAAAGTAATAATATTCCATGTCTCATCAGGTCAGATGGTATACGAAAGCCGTATTGATGATGAAAGTCCGGTAATTCTTTTACCTGAAAACTTAGTCCCCGGAATGTACATCTTAAGGTCAGAATCAGATTTCTCTAACGGGCACTCTACTTTTATTGTAAAATAA
- a CDS encoding ATP-binding cassette domain-containing protein: MSEKKQEEAPKKPNKKSLKTALRIYQYILPYKSLFVVGLVFLFLSSATTLIFPYITGELVDAATGENTWLMDNINQIAIVLVAILVFQAVFSYFRIVLFAKVSERAMGKLRKDLFEHILRLPIHFFEKNRVGELTSRLTSDISQVQTTFSVTLAEFLRQVITLIVGIILIFFISVQLTLLMLATFPVLVLAALILGRFIRKLSKKTQDELATANVTLEESLQSIQVVKAFSNEKLEANRYSSGIDKVVDLALKTANYRAFFVSFVIFALFGAIVLVLWFGASLVQSDTMTIGELTAFIIYTTFIGGAVGGMGDIYGTIQKTLGATDRLIEILNEPEEKYLSTDTEMEENSKSDNIAVRFNHVRFNYPSRPELEVLSDIHFEIERNSKIAIVGPSGAGKSTIVQLLLNFYQPLSGKIEIDGKNMEDYTLSALRDKIGLVPQEVQLFGGSIRENILYGKNNASQEEIEQAATKANAIDFINSFPEGFETMVGERGIKLSGGQKQRIAISRAFLKNPEFLILDEATSSLDAESERMVQEALDALMLGRTTLIIAHRLSTIMKSDRIIVLNNGEIVESGSHAELIQNDSGLYNHLVNLQFTEH; this comes from the coding sequence ATGAGTGAAAAAAAACAGGAAGAGGCACCAAAAAAGCCGAATAAAAAGTCGCTTAAAACAGCACTCAGGATTTATCAATATATTTTACCGTACAAGAGTTTGTTTGTGGTTGGTCTGGTATTCTTGTTTTTATCATCAGCAACTACTTTAATATTTCCATATATAACAGGAGAGCTTGTAGATGCGGCAACAGGTGAGAATACCTGGTTGATGGATAATATCAATCAAATTGCAATTGTCTTAGTCGCAATTTTAGTTTTTCAGGCCGTTTTTTCTTATTTCAGAATTGTTTTGTTTGCCAAAGTAAGTGAACGGGCTATGGGTAAATTGAGAAAAGATTTATTTGAACATATTTTGAGATTGCCCATTCACTTTTTTGAAAAAAACCGGGTAGGTGAATTAACCAGCAGGTTAACTTCTGATATTTCTCAGGTTCAAACCACTTTTTCTGTTACTCTGGCTGAATTTTTAAGGCAGGTTATTACTCTGATCGTTGGGATTATACTTATATTTTTTATTTCTGTTCAGCTAACACTTTTAATGTTGGCGACTTTTCCGGTTTTGGTTTTAGCAGCATTGATACTGGGGCGCTTTATCAGAAAACTATCCAAAAAAACACAGGACGAGTTAGCTACAGCTAATGTAACTCTCGAAGAATCTCTTCAAAGCATACAAGTAGTTAAAGCTTTTAGTAATGAAAAGTTAGAGGCAAACAGATACAGTAGCGGTATAGATAAAGTAGTTGATTTAGCTCTGAAGACTGCAAATTACAGGGCATTTTTTGTGTCTTTTGTGATTTTTGCTTTGTTTGGAGCAATCGTATTGGTGCTTTGGTTTGGAGCTTCTTTGGTGCAAAGTGATACAATGACTATTGGAGAGCTTACGGCTTTTATCATTTACACTACCTTTATTGGTGGAGCTGTCGGTGGAATGGGAGACATTTATGGTACAATCCAAAAGACTTTAGGTGCAACTGACCGTTTAATAGAGATTCTTAATGAACCGGAAGAAAAGTACTTGTCAACAGATACTGAAATGGAAGAGAATTCGAAAAGCGATAATATTGCGGTTCGTTTTAATCATGTCCGTTTCAATTATCCATCTCGGCCTGAACTTGAAGTTTTAAGTGATATTCATTTTGAAATTGAGCGAAATAGTAAAATAGCTATTGTAGGGCCTAGCGGTGCCGGAAAATCTACTATAGTACAATTACTTTTGAATTTTTACCAGCCTTTAAGTGGAAAAATTGAAATTGATGGTAAAAATATGGAAGACTATACTTTATCTGCGTTAAGAGATAAGATAGGATTAGTACCTCAGGAAGTTCAATTGTTTGGAGGTAGTATTCGGGAGAATATTTTATATGGTAAAAATAATGCCTCTCAGGAAGAGATTGAGCAGGCAGCTACAAAAGCAAATGCTATAGATTTTATAAATTCTTTTCCGGAGGGTTTTGAAACCATGGTTGGTGAAAGAGGTATAAAGTTAAGTGGAGGACAAAAACAACGCATTGCCATTAGCAGAGCTTTTTTAAAAAACCCGGAATTTCTTATCCTGGATGAAGCAACCAGCTCGCTGGATGCTGAATCTGAAAGAATGGTACAGGAAGCCTTAGATGCTTTGATGCTTGGAAGAACAACCCTGATAATTGCTCACAGGCTCTCTACAATCATGAAGTCTGACCGTATCATAGTATTGAATAATGGCGAGATTGTTGAGTCAGGCTCACATGCAGAATTGATTCAAAATGATAGTGGTTTATATAATCATTTGGTGAATTTGCAATTTACCGAACACTAA
- a CDS encoding YjbQ family protein, with product MVKHFELRLPAFKRGFYLITSNIFDAVDEWPENGFLHIFIQHTSAGLAINENADPSVRVDLENIFNKLVPENQAYYTHTSEGPDDMPAHVKSIFCGSSLSIPIVNKRPALGTWQGIYLCEFRNYGGARKLIVSVSQ from the coding sequence ATGGTTAAACATTTTGAACTTAGATTACCGGCTTTTAAAAGAGGTTTTTATTTAATTACTTCCAACATATTTGATGCTGTTGATGAATGGCCTGAAAACGGATTCTTACATATTTTTATTCAGCACACCTCCGCAGGTTTAGCTATTAATGAAAATGCTGACCCAAGCGTTCGTGTTGATCTTGAAAACATCTTCAATAAATTAGTCCCGGAGAATCAGGCATACTATACACATACATCGGAAGGTCCGGATGATATGCCTGCACATGTAAAATCAATTTTTTGTGGTAGCTCACTAAGTATTCCAATAGTAAATAAAAGACCTGCACTGGGCACCTGGCAGGGAATCTATCTCTGTGAATTCCGAAATTACGGAGGTGCAAGGAAACTAATTGTATCTGTTTCTCAATAA
- a CDS encoding 50S ribosomal protein L20 has protein sequence MPRSVNNTASKAKRKKILKQAKGYFGRRKNVYTVAKNAVEKGLQYSYRDRKNKKRSFRALWITRINAATREEGMSYSKFMGLLDKKGIDINRKVLADLAMNDPEAFKSIVAEVKA, from the coding sequence ATGCCACGTTCAGTTAACAATACAGCTTCAAAAGCAAAGAGAAAAAAGATTTTAAAGCAGGCCAAAGGTTATTTTGGAAGAAGAAAGAATGTATACACAGTCGCTAAAAATGCGGTTGAGAAAGGTCTTCAATATAGCTATAGAGACAGGAAGAATAAAAAACGTTCTTTCAGAGCTCTTTGGATTACCAGAATTAACGCTGCTACCAGAGAAGAAGGAATGAGCTACTCAAAGTTTATGGGATTACTTGATAAAAAAGGAATTGACATTAACAGAAAAGTATTAGCTGATTTAGCTATGAATGATCCGGAAGCTTTCAAATCAATAGTTGCTGAAGTAAAAGCTTAA
- a CDS encoding 50S ribosomal protein L35: MPKMKTNSSAKKRFKLTGSGKVKRKHAYHNHILTKKSKKRKSRLVKSGLVHETNEFNIKRLLLKA, from the coding sequence ATGCCGAAGATGAAAACGAACTCGAGTGCGAAAAAAAGATTTAAGCTTACCGGCTCGGGGAAAGTAAAGAGAAAGCATGCTTACCATAATCACATTTTAACTAAAAAATCTAAGAAAAGAAAAAGTAGATTGGTTAAAAGCGGTTTAGTACATGAAACCAATGAGTTTAATATCAAAAGACTATTATTAAAGGCTTAG
- a CDS encoding translation initiation factor IF-3, producing MNEDIRAQKVRVVGENLETGVYSLKEALELADEQGLDLVEIAPKADPPVCKVIDYSKFLYDKKKKEKEIKAKAAKTVIKEIRFTPNTDEHDLDFKTNHAIAFLKEGAKVKAYIQFKGRTILFKERGELLLLKFVKNIEEYGILEQMPKLEGKRMIIFVAPKQQKK from the coding sequence ATAAATGAAGACATTCGGGCCCAAAAGGTCAGGGTTGTAGGTGAAAATTTAGAAACCGGAGTGTATTCATTGAAAGAGGCTTTAGAATTGGCTGATGAACAAGGCTTAGATTTAGTTGAAATTGCACCTAAAGCAGACCCACCGGTTTGTAAAGTGATTGATTACAGCAAATTTCTTTATGATAAAAAGAAGAAAGAAAAAGAAATCAAAGCTAAAGCAGCAAAAACAGTTATTAAAGAAATTCGATTTACTCCCAATACCGATGAACATGATTTAGATTTTAAAACCAATCATGCTATAGCTTTCTTAAAAGAAGGTGCGAAGGTCAAAGCCTATATTCAGTTCAAAGGAAGAACTATTTTGTTTAAGGAAAGAGGCGAATTGTTATTATTAAAATTCGTTAAGAACATAGAAGAATATGGCATTTTAGAACAAATGCCGAAGTTAGAAGGAAAGAGAATGATAATTTTTGTTGCTCCTAAACAACAGAAAAAATAG